A genomic segment from Pediococcus acidilactici encodes:
- a CDS encoding penicillin-binding protein translates to MNSRNNNREQPLRRTQHSEMQRSHSNKGGPSSWVKKLLLTALGFLVALIVFGGGLFMYYAQSAPKITEAQLSSDNATVIYDKDGKVLTRLGSQNREYVKKEDIPKTLKHAIVSIEDRRFYKNNGIDPVRIVGAALANFTGSSLGLQGASTLTQQLVKLSVFSTDASDRTLKVKAQEAWLALQVDKKYSKDQILEFYINKVYMGNGVYGMETAAKYYFGKSLDKLDLAQLALLAGMPQSPTNYDPISNPKYAKSRRDTVLEAMVKNKEISRQQADQAEKESIQSGLTDTHETSSESTEKNKIIDPYVKEVLTDLKDKGFDTTKGGLKVYTNMDYAAQKKLYELANDDQTVNFNDDEIQVGATMVDNKTGKIVAMLGGRKTGDVTYGLNRAVQTDRSSGSTAKPLMDYGPAFEYLKWPTYRKVKDIPFTYPGTNTKLYDFDHQFKGTMTVRDALIQSRNVPAIRTLQDVGISKASDFLEGLGITNKDGYTLSNGIGLYVSTLQEAAAYAAFANGGIYHKPTYIHKVVTNDGKIYKYKSKGSRAMSKATAFLMTSILKGVTTDSNGSGRAANLPGINMASKTGTVAYSKKATEAYDIPSNASSDSWMTGYTKDYSLSVWTGFDHPNSTTGYLTQEQTNLAQYLWKYMIYYMSQFSSNADWSMPSSVGKKGENEYYQIGEDYDDSGKSDDYAKNNKRSYSSIFSSSSSSSHSSKSSSSDKDDDQDNQDESKNEDDNSSSVASSSSSSSFSSSEPSSSAGVSSSATPSAETTAASSNN, encoded by the coding sequence ATGAATAGTAGAAATAACAATCGTGAGCAGCCCCTGCGGCGAACGCAACATTCGGAAATGCAACGTTCCCATTCTAATAAAGGGGGCCCCTCTTCGTGGGTTAAGAAATTACTACTGACGGCTTTAGGCTTTTTAGTTGCTTTAATTGTGTTTGGGGGCGGTTTATTTATGTATTACGCCCAAAGCGCACCTAAGATTACTGAAGCGCAGTTGTCTAGTGATAATGCTACCGTGATTTACGATAAAGATGGTAAGGTGTTAACTCGCTTAGGTTCTCAGAACCGTGAGTATGTAAAAAAAGAAGACATCCCTAAAACCTTAAAACACGCCATTGTTTCCATCGAAGATCGGCGTTTCTATAAGAACAACGGGATTGACCCAGTTCGGATCGTGGGGGCTGCACTGGCTAACTTTACCGGCTCCTCACTAGGTTTACAGGGTGCCAGCACCCTTACCCAGCAATTAGTAAAGCTCTCCGTCTTTTCTACGGATGCTTCGGATCGAACCTTAAAGGTTAAAGCCCAAGAAGCATGGCTAGCCTTACAAGTAGATAAGAAGTACAGCAAGGACCAGATTTTGGAATTCTACATTAACAAGGTCTACATGGGTAATGGTGTTTACGGAATGGAAACCGCCGCAAAATACTACTTTGGTAAGTCATTGGATAAGTTAGACTTAGCCCAACTAGCATTACTTGCTGGAATGCCACAATCCCCTACCAACTATGATCCAATCAGTAATCCTAAGTATGCTAAATCACGACGGGATACCGTTTTGGAAGCCATGGTAAAGAATAAGGAAATTTCACGGCAACAAGCAGACCAAGCAGAAAAAGAAAGTATTCAATCTGGATTAACCGACACTCACGAAACCAGTTCGGAATCCACTGAGAAAAATAAGATTATTGACCCATACGTCAAAGAAGTATTAACCGATCTTAAGGATAAAGGTTTTGACACAACCAAGGGCGGTTTAAAAGTTTATACCAATATGGACTACGCCGCCCAGAAGAAACTGTATGAATTGGCAAATGATGACCAGACCGTTAACTTTAATGACGACGAGATTCAGGTCGGTGCCACTATGGTTGATAACAAAACCGGGAAAATCGTCGCAATGCTCGGTGGTCGCAAAACTGGTGACGTCACCTATGGTTTAAACCGGGCTGTTCAAACTGACCGTAGTTCGGGTTCCACTGCTAAGCCGTTGATGGATTACGGTCCGGCGTTTGAATACTTGAAGTGGCCAACCTACCGAAAAGTTAAGGATATTCCGTTTACCTATCCGGGAACGAACACCAAACTTTACGACTTTGACCACCAGTTTAAGGGAACCATGACCGTCCGGGATGCATTAATCCAATCCCGAAACGTTCCTGCCATTCGGACTTTACAAGACGTAGGAATTTCTAAGGCAAGCGACTTCCTAGAGGGACTTGGAATCACCAATAAGGATGGTTACACCCTAAGTAACGGGATTGGCCTATACGTTTCTACCCTCCAAGAAGCAGCCGCGTATGCTGCATTTGCTAACGGTGGGATTTACCATAAGCCAACTTACATCCATAAAGTAGTTACTAACGACGGTAAGATTTACAAGTACAAGTCTAAGGGTAGCCGGGCAATGTCAAAAGCGACCGCCTTCTTGATGACTTCAATTCTTAAGGGGGTTACTACTGACAGTAATGGTTCTGGTCGAGCAGCTAACCTTCCAGGTATTAACATGGCAAGTAAAACTGGGACCGTTGCCTACTCGAAAAAAGCTACTGAAGCATACGATATTCCAAGCAATGCTTCAAGTGACTCTTGGATGACTGGTTATACTAAGGATTACTCCCTTTCAGTTTGGACCGGATTTGATCATCCTAACTCCACTACTGGGTATCTAACCCAAGAGCAAACCAACTTGGCACAGTACCTGTGGAAGTACATGATCTATTACATGTCTCAATTTTCATCTAACGCCGATTGGAGCATGCCATCTTCGGTTGGTAAGAAAGGTGAAAATGAGTACTACCAAATTGGTGAAGATTATGACGACTCTGGAAAGAGCGATGATTACGCCAAGAATAACAAACGTTCTTACTCATCAATCTTCAGCAGCTCTTCAAGCTCTAGTCATTCTAGCAAGTCCTCTTCTTCTGATAAGGATGATGATCAGGACAATCAAGATGAAAGCAAAAATGAAGATGATAATTCCTCTAGCGTAGCTTCTTCATCGTCAAGCAGTTCGTTCAGTAGCAGTGAACCATCTAGCAGTGCAGGAGTTAGCTCTTCAGCAACCCCTTCTGCTGAGACCACGGCCGCTAGTTCTAACAATTAA
- the recU gene encoding Holliday junction resolvase RecU produces the protein MKFKYPTGSTLNNHSSADHSQKPTVPIYGKRGMSLEEEINESNRYYLSRGVAVIHKKPTPIQIVKVDYPKRSAARIKEAYFSKASTTDYNGVYQGKYIDFDAKETTNKTSFPLSNFHEHQITHMEQCQKVGGVCFTIVKFVKLDKIFLLPATDLFKFWKNIKNGGRKSIPLSEFEKSGYEINYQINPLIPYLDAVDQII, from the coding sequence GTGAAATTTAAGTACCCAACTGGCTCGACGCTTAATAACCATTCAAGTGCCGACCATTCACAAAAACCAACCGTACCCATTTACGGAAAGCGGGGAATGTCTTTAGAAGAAGAAATTAACGAAAGCAACCGTTACTACTTATCGCGTGGGGTTGCCGTAATACATAAGAAGCCGACCCCTATTCAAATTGTAAAGGTGGATTATCCTAAACGAAGTGCCGCGCGAATTAAAGAAGCATACTTCAGCAAGGCTTCTACTACCGATTATAACGGCGTATATCAGGGTAAATACATTGACTTTGATGCAAAGGAAACTACTAATAAAACTTCCTTTCCATTAAGTAACTTTCACGAACATCAAATTACCCACATGGAACAGTGCCAAAAAGTCGGTGGCGTTTGCTTTACCATAGTAAAATTTGTAAAATTGGATAAGATATTTTTGCTACCGGCAACAGACTTATTCAAGTTTTGGAAAAATATCAAAAATGGTGGTCGAAAATCGATTCCGCTTTCTGAATTCGAAAAAAGTGGTTACGAGATTAATTACCAGATCAACCCGTTGATTCCATACCTGGATGCGGTAGATCAAATCATATAG
- a CDS encoding DUF1273 domain-containing protein produces the protein MSRLWLTGYRSYELGIFSDSDPKLEVIKFALKNRLIEKVETGTTWVIAGPQLGTEQWGLTVANELKKDYPELQTALMAPFADFGKQWKPEKQEQLSALKSKVNFYGQVSDLPYQSPQQLKNYQSFMLEHTDEALLLYDSEREGKTKYDLTAIQRYQNQNAYDLTTIDFYDLEDEANAYAENHE, from the coding sequence ATGAGCCGGTTATGGTTAACGGGATACCGCAGTTATGAATTGGGAATTTTTTCAGATAGTGATCCTAAATTAGAGGTAATTAAGTTTGCTTTAAAAAATAGGTTGATTGAAAAAGTGGAAACGGGGACTACTTGGGTCATTGCGGGTCCGCAGTTAGGAACTGAACAATGGGGACTCACGGTCGCTAATGAATTAAAAAAAGACTATCCGGAATTACAAACGGCACTAATGGCCCCTTTCGCAGACTTCGGTAAGCAGTGGAAGCCAGAAAAGCAAGAACAGTTATCCGCGTTAAAATCCAAAGTAAATTTTTACGGTCAGGTCAGCGACTTGCCATACCAAAGTCCCCAACAATTAAAAAATTATCAAAGTTTTATGTTAGAACATACCGATGAAGCACTTTTGTTATATGATAGTGAGCGGGAAGGAAAAACTAAATATGATTTAACGGCAATTCAAAGATACCAAAACCAAAATGCGTATGACCTTACCACCATCGATTTTTATGATTTAGAAGATGAAGCTAACGCATACGCAGAAAACCATGAATAA
- the gpsB gene encoding cell division regulator GpsB, protein MDNINFTPKDILQKEFKPKMRGYDPADVDTFLDSVIKDYENFGKEIERLKDENERLSDKVDELGKQVSAGATVEESAPVSGATNVDVLKRLSNLERRVFGAQLEDNGNDSHRI, encoded by the coding sequence ATGGACAACATTAATTTTACTCCAAAGGATATTTTGCAAAAAGAATTCAAACCGAAGATGCGGGGTTATGACCCGGCAGATGTCGATACTTTCTTAGATTCCGTAATTAAGGATTACGAAAACTTTGGGAAGGAAATCGAACGGCTTAAAGACGAAAATGAACGGTTATCAGATAAGGTTGACGAATTAGGTAAGCAAGTTTCCGCTGGTGCAACCGTTGAAGAATCAGCACCCGTTAGTGGGGCAACTAATGTGGATGTCTTGAAACGTTTATCCAATCTTGAACGTCGCGTGTTTGGTGCTCAACTTGAAGATAACGGCAACGATTCGCATCGAATCTAA